A segment of the Frankineae bacterium MT45 genome:
CGCTCGGCATTGTTCTTCTCATCATTGGGTTCCTGGCCCACGTACCGATCATCTGGACGCTGGGAGTCATCGCGGTTGTCGTGGGAGCGGTGCTGGCGATTGTCGGCGGCGCCGGACACGCCGTGGGTGGCCGTCGCCACTGGTATTAAACACATCGCGTAGCTAGTTCGCTACGCAAACTTCAGCTGATTGCTGTGGAAGAGCCACCGCCCCGTCGGGCGGTGGCTCTTCCAATTTCCCGCCACTTGACTGGTGAGTAACAATTGCGCAATGGTCCTCGCGGCAAGCTCGATCCACTCCATCGCAACCGCTGAACTGGCAGGGGTTTCGAAGTACAAGCGCGAGCTTTTCGCGCTGCGGCTGGACCGTTGGTGGCGCGACCTCTACGAAGGGCTCGCTGCGGTCTACGGCGAGGAGGCCGATGCCCTCGCCGTCCGTCTCGTGCAGTTGGCGGCCAACGCTTACCGAGACCGTGACGCCGAACTGCACCGTCTGGATATGCAGCGCATCCTCGATCCGGAGTGGCTACAGGCTCCGCGCATGCTCGGATACGCCGCGTATACCGACAGATTCGCCGAGGATCTGGCCGGCGTCGGGAAGCAGACTGACTATCTGAAGGAACTCGGCGTCACCTACCTGCACCTGCTCCCGCTGCTGCGGCCTCGCGACGGTGACAACGACGGCGGGTACGCGGTGGCCGACTACCGCACCGTGCGTCCGGACCTCGGAACCATGGAGGATCTGCGCGACCTGGCCACCAAACTGCGCTCCGAGGGAATCAGCCTCGTCCTCGATCTGGTGCTCAATCACGTGGCCCGCGAACACCCGTGGGCGCAGGCGGCCCGCGCCGGTGACCCGAAATACCGCGCCTTTTTCTACGCATTCGACGACCGACGCGTCCCCGACGCCTACGAACGCACGCTCCCGGAGGTCTTCCCCGACTTCGCCCCGGGGAACTTCACCTGGGACTCGGAGATGAACGCCTGGGTCTGGACGACGTTCAACTCCTGGCAGTGGGACGTCAATTGGACCAATCCGGACGTCTTCTACGCCTACGCCGACATCATCCTCTTCCTGGCCAACCAGGGCGTCGAGGTGCTGCGCCTGGATGCAATCGCCTTTCTTTTCAAGCGCAAGGGCACCGATTCGCAGAACCAGCCCGAGGTGCACTCGATCACCCAGGCGCTGCGGGCGGTGGCCCGGATCGCCGCTCCCGCACTGGCCTTCAAGGCCGAGGCGATCGTCGACCCGACCGAGCTCGTGCAGTACCTCGGGCAGGGGACGCACTACGGCAAGGTCAGCGAACTGGCCTACCACAACAGCCTGATGGTGCACATCTGGTCGATGCTCGCCTCCCGTGACGTGCGCATGGCGGCCGGAGCACTACGGGCCCTGCCACCGATCCCGGCCGGCACCGCGTGGATCACCTACGTGCGCTGCCACGACGACATCGGCTGGGCGATCAGCGACCGGGACGCCGAGGCGGCCGGTTCCAGCGGACCGGGCCACCGTGGATTTCTCGCCGACTATTACAGCGGAAAGTATCAGGGATCGCCGGGACGGGGTCTCGTCTTCCAGTACAACCCAGCCACCGGCGACCGGCGGATCAGCGGCACCCTGGCCAGCCTGGCCGGTATCGAGGCACTCCCACCCGCGGAGGCGGTGAACCACCAGCAGGCGGTTGACCTGCTGGTCGGGCGGATCCTGCTCGCCCACGCGATCGCCTACGGGTGGGGCGGCGTGCCGGTCCTCTGGATGGGCGACGAGCTGGCCCTGCCGAACGATCAGCATTGGGCCGACGACCCGGCCCACAAGAGTGACAACCGCTGGGTGCACCGGCCTCGGATGCCCTGGGACGTTGCCTCGCTGCGCCACGACCCGACGAGTATTCAAGGACGGGTCTTCGCCGGGCTCGTGCGTCTGGGCGAGGTGCGCGGACGCCTACCGTATCTGAGCGCGTCGGTGCCGGCCGAGGTGCTGGAGGTGAGCGACCCCGGAGTGCTGCCGGTGCTGCACCGGCACCCGATCGGCCCGATGCTCGGCCTTTACAACGTCACCGAGACGTGGCGACCCTTCCCGATGCAGGTGCTGGAGAACCTCGGCCTGCAGAACCCGAAGGACGAGCTGACCGGTGCGCTGCTCACCCCCGAGCCGGACGGCAACATCTGGCTCGGCCCGTACGTCACCCGGTGGATCACCTCGGCCTGAGCCGTCCGCTTCGAAGCCGCGCAACCGCGAATCTCCTGCACTATGTGGGCCTGGGCACCCATAGTGCAGGAGGTTTGCAGGGCGGGCGCCCCGGTACACATGATGCAGGAGATTTCAGCAGGAAAGAACGGCTACTTCTTGAACTTGGGCATCGTGGTAGCCCGGCCGCGGAGCACCGTCACCAGCTGAGTAATCGCCTTCTCCGTCTTGGCCGTACGTTCAAAGGTCATCGCGGCCAGCATGGGCTTCATCCGCTGCCGGGTGATCGCCTTCGCGTAGGTGAATTCGCGCAGCCCGTCGGCACCGTGGATGCGCCCGAAGCCGGAGTCACCGACGCCACCGAAGGGCAGGGCCGGAACGCCGGCGAAGGCCATCACCGAGTTCACCGCGGCCATTCCCGAACGCACCCGGCGGGCCAGTTCCATGCCCCGTTGCTTGGCGAAGATGGATGCCCCGAGGCCGTAGCGGGTCGCGTTGGTCAACTCGACCGCCTCGTCCATCGACGAGACCTTCTTCACCGTCAGGGTCGGTCCGAACGTCTCTTCGGTGATGGCGATCGAATCCTCGGGGACGTCGGTGATGATCGTCGGCTGGACGTACCGGTCACCGACGGAGTTCGGGCCACCGAGGATGAAGGTGCCCCCACGGTCGGCGGCGTCGGCGATGTGACTGGCGATCACCTTCAATTGGGACGGCATGGTGATCGGTCCGACCAGGCCGCCGGGCTCAGCACTGAGCTCCACCGCCTTGGCCTTCGCCTTCAATTCCCGGATGAACTCGTCATAGACCCGCTCGTGGACGTAGGCCCGCTCCATCCCGATGCACGTCTGTCCAGCATTGGACATCGCACCCCAGAGAGCAGCGTCGGCCGCGGCGGCCACGTCGGCGTCGGAGTCGACGATGATCGAGTCCTTGCCACCGGCCTCGATCACGACCGGGGTGAGCGTCTCGGCGCAGGCGGCCATCACCTTCTTGCCGGTGGCCGTGGAACCGGTGAAGGCGAGCTTGTTGACGCCGGCCTTGCAGAGCGCGGCGCCAGTCGCGCCGAGTCCGGTGATCACCTGCAGAACAGGGTGATCCGGGGCCACCTCGGCCCAGGCGTCGGCCAGCCAGGTGCCGACCCCGGGCGAGAATTCACTGGGCTTGAAGACGACCGCGTTACCGGCGGCGAGGGCGTAGGCGATCGAGCCCATCGGAGTGAGCACCGGGTAGTTCCACGGTCCGATCACGCCGACGACACCCAGCGGGCGGTACTCCACCGTCGCCGCCTGATTGGCCATCAGCAGCCCGGAGGAGACCTTCTTCGGGCCGAGCACCTTCTCGGCGTGCGACCCGGCCCAGGCGATGTGGTCGATCGCGATCATGATCTCCAGCTGCGCGTCACCGTGCGGCTTGCCGGTCTCCTCGTGCGAGACGTTGGCCAACTGCATGATCCGCCGGGTGATGACGGCGTTCCACTTGTCCAGGTATTCGCGGCGTCCGGAGAAGGAGAGCGTCGACCACCAGACGGCGGCCTCCCGGGCCCGGGCCACCGCAGCCGCCACGTCGTCGGTGTCATGGATGGGGTACGTCCCGACGACGTCACCGGTGGCCGGGTTGAGGGACTCGAACTTCTCGGTCATCGAATGTCCTTATTTCTTCGTAGGAATCTGGAGACTAGAGGTGATCCGCCCCGGCCAGCACCGGCGCGTCCGCGGCCTTCAGCAGGTCGGCTGCCTTCTCGGCGATCATGATCGTCGGGGCGTTCGTGTTGCCGCGCACCACGACCGGCATCACCGACGCATCCACCACGCGCAGCCCGTCGACCCCGCGCACCCGCAGCTGTGGGTCGACGACCGACTGCTCGCTCGTCCCCATCGCGCAGGTACCGACCGGGTGATAGAGCGTCTGGGCCTGGGCCCGGATGTGCTCAACCAGCTCGGCGTCCGTCGGGTTGCCGGCGCTGGGCAGGAACGTCCCGGCGATGTACTTGCTCAGTGCGCCCGAGCGGCCGATCTCCGCCGCCCGCCGGCAGCCGGCGACCATCGCGTCCATATCGCTCTGGTCGTCGAAGTAGCCGGCGTCGATCTCGGGGTGCCAAGTCGGGTCGGCCGAGCGCAGCCGCAGCCGACCGCGGCTGGCCACGCTCACCAGCGTCGGGGCGATCGTCACCGCCCGGACGGAGGCCTCGTGGACGCCGTTGTCGTAGAAGGCGGTGGGGGCGACGTGCAGCTGCATGTCGGGCGCGGCCAGGCCGTCGCGGGTCGGGAAGAAGGCACCCGACTCACCGATGTTGGAGGCGAGCGGGCCGCGCCCAGTCGCCTTCCACTGCATGACGTAGCGCAGTGTCAGCTGCTCGACGAGGTCGCGGGTGTTCTTGGTCCGCCAGATCATCGGCACCGCCGGGTGGTCGTGCAGGTTCTCACCGACCCCGGGCAGGTCGACGGC
Coding sequences within it:
- a CDS encoding amylosucrase is translated as MVLAASSIHSIATAELAGVSKYKRELFALRLDRWWRDLYEGLAAVYGEEADALAVRLVQLAANAYRDRDAELHRLDMQRILDPEWLQAPRMLGYAAYTDRFAEDLAGVGKQTDYLKELGVTYLHLLPLLRPRDGDNDGGYAVADYRTVRPDLGTMEDLRDLATKLRSEGISLVLDLVLNHVAREHPWAQAARAGDPKYRAFFYAFDDRRVPDAYERTLPEVFPDFAPGNFTWDSEMNAWVWTTFNSWQWDVNWTNPDVFYAYADIILFLANQGVEVLRLDAIAFLFKRKGTDSQNQPEVHSITQALRAVARIAAPALAFKAEAIVDPTELVQYLGQGTHYGKVSELAYHNSLMVHIWSMLASRDVRMAAGALRALPPIPAGTAWITYVRCHDDIGWAISDRDAEAAGSSGPGHRGFLADYYSGKYQGSPGRGLVFQYNPATGDRRISGTLASLAGIEALPPAEAVNHQQAVDLLVGRILLAHAIAYGWGGVPVLWMGDELALPNDQHWADDPAHKSDNRWVHRPRMPWDVASLRHDPTSIQGRVFAGLVRLGEVRGRLPYLSASVPAEVLEVSDPGVLPVLHRHPIGPMLGLYNVTETWRPFPMQVLENLGLQNPKDELTGALLTPEPDGNIWLGPYVTRWITSA
- a CDS encoding aldehyde dehydrogenase (NAD+) — translated: MTEKFESLNPATGDVVGTYPIHDTDDVAAAVARAREAAVWWSTLSFSGRREYLDKWNAVITRRIMQLANVSHEETGKPHGDAQLEIMIAIDHIAWAGSHAEKVLGPKKVSSGLLMANQAATVEYRPLGVVGVIGPWNYPVLTPMGSIAYALAAGNAVVFKPSEFSPGVGTWLADAWAEVAPDHPVLQVITGLGATGAALCKAGVNKLAFTGSTATGKKVMAACAETLTPVVIEAGGKDSIIVDSDADVAAAADAALWGAMSNAGQTCIGMERAYVHERVYDEFIRELKAKAKAVELSAEPGGLVGPITMPSQLKVIASHIADAADRGGTFILGGPNSVGDRYVQPTIITDVPEDSIAITEETFGPTLTVKKVSSMDEAVELTNATRYGLGASIFAKQRGMELARRVRSGMAAVNSVMAFAGVPALPFGGVGDSGFGRIHGADGLREFTYAKAITRQRMKPMLAAMTFERTAKTEKAITQLVTVLRGRATTMPKFKK